The proteins below come from a single Macadamia integrifolia cultivar HAES 741 unplaced genomic scaffold, SCU_Mint_v3 scaffold1998, whole genome shotgun sequence genomic window:
- the LOC122065402 gene encoding protein PYRICULARIA ORYZAE RESISTANCE 21-like isoform X1 yields the protein MAHKVSTIVLKVDLACTRCNDKIRKVLCKYRERYQIQEEIYDEKNNTVTISGPFCPRKLAKKLCCKAGNAIKCINIVEKKPPPPPPPPPPPLGPPPPPPRRPPTRPPSLPSPRPTPVVVVEVVVEVPPPQSNSAPPRRSLKSAPPAPYEYGEGPCGQSYGGAPQPWYDGCGRSPPQWYSGYGSPSYFSEEDPNSCIIM from the exons GTGTCAACGATAGTGCTGAAGGTTGATCTTGCATGCACACGCTGCAACGATAAGATCAGGAAAGTCCTCTGTAAATACCGCG AGAGATATCAAATACAGGAGGAGATATATGACGAGAAAAACAACACCGTCACCATCAGTGGCCCCTTCTGTCCCAGGAAGCTCGCTAAAAAGCTCTGCTGCAAAGCTGGAAATGCCATTAAATGCATCAACATCGTCGAGAAAAAGCCTCCACCGCCTCCTCCTCCGCCCCCTCCTCCTCTCGGGCCTCCGCCGCCACCGCCGAGGCGGCCGCCAACACGGCCACCGAGTCTACCGTCGCCTCGTCCTACCCCCGTGGTTGTTGTTGAGGTTGTTGTTGAGGTTCCTCCGCCTCAATCTAATTCGGCCCCACCTAGACGGTCACTTAAATCAGCTCCCCCAGCACCTTATGAGTATGGAGAGGGACCATGTGGTCAAAGTTATGGAGGAGCACCGCAGCCGTGGTACGATGGCTGTGGCAGATCGCCACCGCAGTGGTACAGTGGATATGGAAGTCCAAGTTACTTCAGCGAAGAGGACCCAAATTCATGCATCATCATGTAA
- the LOC122065402 gene encoding protein PYRICULARIA ORYZAE RESISTANCE 21-like isoform X2, with protein MAHKVSTIVLKVDLACTRCNDKIRKVLCKYRERYQIQEEIYDEKNNTVTISGPFCPRKLAKKLCCKAGNAIKCINIVEKKPPPPPPPPPPPLGPPPPPPRRPPTRPPSLPSPRPTPVVVVEVVVEVPPPQSNSAPPRRSLKSAPPAPYEYGEGPCGQSYGGAPQPWYDGCGRSPPQWYSGYGSPSYFSEEDPNSCIIM; from the exons GTGTCAACGATAGTGCTGAAGGTTGATCTTGCATGCACACGCTGCAACGATAAGATCAGGAAAGTCCTCTGTAAATACCGCG AGAGATATCAAATACAGGAGGAGATATATGACGAGAAAAACAACACCGTCACCATCAGTGGCCCCTTCTGTCCCAGGAAGCTCGCTAAAAAGCTCTGCTGCAAAGCTGGAAATGCCATTAAATGCATCAACATCGTCGAGAAAAAGCCTCCACCGCCTCCTCCTCCGCCCCCTCCTCCTCTCGGGCCTCCGCCGCCACCGCCGAGGCGGCCGCCAACACGGCCACCGAGTCTACCGTCGCCTCGTCCTACCCCCGTGGTTGTTGTTGAGGTTGTTGTTGAGGTTCCTCCGCCTCAATCTAATTCGGCCCCACCTAGACGGTCACTTAAATCAGCTCCCCCAGCACCTTATGAGTATGGAGAGGGACCATGTGGTCAAAGTTATGGAGGAGCACCGCAGCCGTGGTACGATGGCTGTGGCAGATCGCCACCGCAGTGGTACAGTGGATATGGAAGTCCAAGTTACTTCAGCGAAGAGGAC
- the LOC122065402 gene encoding protein PYRICULARIA ORYZAE RESISTANCE 21-like isoform X3 — MAHKVSTIVLKVDLACTRCNDKIRKVLCKYRERYQIQEEIYDEKNNTVTISGPFCPRKLAKKLCCKAGNAIKCINIVEKKPPPPPPPPPPPLGPPPPPPRRPPTRPPSLPSPRPTPVVVVEVVVEVPPPQSNSAPPRRSLKSAPPAPYEYGEGPCGQSYGGAPQPWYDGCGRSPPQWYSGYGSPSYFSEEDPNSCIIM; from the exons GTGTCAACGATAGTGCTGAAGGTTGATCTTGCATGCACACGCTGCAACGATAAGATCAGGAAAGTCCTCTGTAAATACCGCG AGAGATATCAAATACAGGAGGAGATATATGACGAGAAAAACAACACCGTCACCATCAGTGGCCCCTTCTGTCCCAGGAAGCTCGCTAAAAAGCTCTGCTGCAAAGCTGGAAATGCCATTAAATGCATCAACATCGTCGAGAAAAAGCCTCCACCGCCTCCTCCTCCGCCCCCTCCTCCTCTCGGGCCTCCGCCGCCACCGCCGAGGCGGCCGCCAACACGGCCACCGAGTCTACCGTCGCCTCGTCCTACCCCCGTGGTTGTTGTTGAGGTTGTTGTTGAGGTTCCTCCGCCTCAATCTAATTCGGCCCCACCTAGACGGTCACTTAAATCAGCTCCCCCAGCACCTTATGAGTATGGAGAGGGACCATGTGGTCAAAGTTATGGAGGAGCACCGCAGCCGTGGTACGATGGCTGTGGCAGATCGCCACCGCAGTGGTACAGTGGATATGGAAGTCCAAGTTACTTCAGCGAAGAG